In Thalassococcus sp. S3, the sequence CCTTTGCCTTCACTTGCCAGGCCACAAGTCTTGTCACGCTTCGGCTGATCAACATGCAGCGACGAACGGCTCATCCCGTTCGCCGAGACAAGCTCCACAATGAACCGACGCGGCTATGGCCGACACAAGCTTGCGCTTGAGACACGCGGCGCTGACATCACCGCAGCGCTTATGATCAATGGGCGTGGCGCTTGCCGGGATGCACCACAACGTAACCTGCCGGCAAGGACCCGGCACTGCGCGGCTCCTCCCCGATCCCGGTAAATCCGACGCCTTGCGGCAACGGCCCCAAAGGCCCCGGCGCGCAAGAGGCCGTAATCAGCATCAACAGACTGACTGACAGAATTCTGACCATGACATCTCCCCCAAGTGCAGACTAAGGCATCGTCGATGCACCCGGCAAGCGACGATGCATCCTGAGCGAAGGAAACGAGATTCCGTCGCCGAGCGGCACATCAATCGGACCTATCGTCTCAAATCCCATCGCGTGATAGAACGGCTCCGCGGTCCGTGTTGACCAGCATTCCATCGCGGACATGCCTGCCAAGCGGGCCGTATCAAGCGCATGCCCAATGATGGCACGGGCAACACCGCGGCGCAAAAACCGGTCGTCGCTGACAACATGGCGAATGTGGCCCAGTCCCCGCACCTTGCGATCCGATGTCCAGCCCCCGGCCCCGAGGATGCGTCCGTCGCGCGT encodes:
- a CDS encoding GNAT family N-acetyltransferase — encoded protein: MQFQVRPSTQADMAAVDALLARVYPKLLKADYPPSVLVTALPRISRAQPELMGCGTYYVAETRDGRILGAGGWTSDRKVRGLGHIRHVVSDDRFLRRGVARAIIGHALDTARLAGMSAMECWSTRTAEPFYHAMGFETIGPIDVPLGDGISFPSLRMHRRLPGASTMP